Proteins from one Staphylococcus saprophyticus subsp. saprophyticus ATCC 15305 = NCTC 7292 genomic window:
- a CDS encoding WD40/YVTN/BNR-like repeat-containing protein: MSQFIATYANTLLLVKQVNGRFHIEKKLEGMNPTAIAQDPFNPDILYCGTFDRGLWKSVDKGDSWLPIGTRFTYNSPFKKQDIPMTSITAVSVIDTGNNTGAVLVGTEPSALFISYDQGDSFELLTDFAHIPGKEQWFFPPRPHTHHVKWLDNNHRSPNIISLTIEAGGLIQSTDSGQHWEVPQTDHAPIDIHVLKSHDEHPNKLYGVLGDAFLNGGRDTFIESDDYGKTWTTFIDGIEHRYGYGLAINSNNAENIVISTSNSPMNAHSYESHTFSTIYAIDKSRDNAWIEATEGLPSTNGTLISAVTERDGIFYIANNKGIFSSDNGGKSWHPLNITWPNELTEQHVYQLITLD, translated from the coding sequence ATGAGTCAATTCATAGCAACATATGCAAATACACTATTATTAGTTAAACAAGTTAATGGTCGTTTTCATATAGAAAAGAAACTAGAAGGAATGAACCCCACCGCCATCGCTCAGGATCCATTCAATCCTGACATATTATATTGTGGCACGTTTGATCGCGGTTTGTGGAAAAGCGTGGACAAAGGCGATTCATGGTTACCTATTGGCACACGCTTTACGTATAATAGTCCTTTTAAAAAGCAAGACATTCCTATGACATCCATTACTGCAGTCTCAGTCATAGATACAGGTAACAATACTGGTGCGGTATTAGTAGGTACAGAACCAAGTGCACTCTTTATTTCCTATGATCAAGGTGACTCATTTGAATTACTGACAGATTTCGCACATATTCCTGGAAAAGAACAATGGTTTTTCCCTCCAAGACCGCACACACATCACGTTAAATGGTTAGATAACAATCATCGCTCGCCCAATATCATTTCTCTTACAATTGAGGCTGGTGGTTTGATTCAATCTACAGATTCTGGACAACATTGGGAAGTACCGCAAACGGATCATGCGCCTATCGATATTCACGTACTCAAAAGTCATGACGAGCATCCCAACAAATTATATGGCGTTCTCGGAGATGCCTTTTTAAATGGTGGTAGAGATACCTTTATTGAAAGTGATGACTACGGTAAAACATGGACAACATTTATAGATGGCATTGAGCATAGATATGGTTATGGCTTGGCAATCAATTCAAATAATGCTGAGAATATCGTCATCTCAACATCAAATTCGCCAATGAATGCCCATAGTTATGAAAGTCACACATTTTCAACCATTTATGCTATTGATAAATCACGAGATAATGCCTGGATTGAAGCAACTGAAGGCTTACCTTCCACAAATGGCACGCTTATCTCCGCTGTCACTGAAAGAGATGGTATCTTTTATATTGCGAATAATAAAGGTATCTTCTCTTCCGACAATGGTGGTAAAAGTTGGCATCCTTTGAACATAACATGGCCAAATGAATTAACAGAGCAA